A genomic stretch from Deltaproteobacteria bacterium includes:
- a CDS encoding TraE/TraK family type IV conjugative transfer system protein — protein sequence MRRELLEAEHRRVRDGRAALAVLLGLSLLANLGLSLGLASVERMTVLVPAVAGPSWEVGTSRAGVRYLEDMGRTVAVTLLTLTPENSEHVREAAARLSHASARGAIGAWVAAEAGRMERRDLATAFYPERIEADAGRLTVTVTGELAAWIGREPVSRERKRYRMAFRVDAGRIGLLRFEELEDGK from the coding sequence ATGAGACGGGAATTGCTGGAAGCGGAGCACCGGCGGGTGCGGGACGGTCGCGCGGCCCTGGCCGTGCTGCTGGGGCTCTCGCTCCTGGCCAACCTGGGATTGAGTCTTGGCCTGGCCTCGGTGGAGCGCATGACGGTGCTGGTCCCGGCGGTCGCGGGGCCTTCGTGGGAAGTGGGAACGAGCCGGGCCGGGGTCCGCTACCTGGAGGACATGGGACGCACCGTGGCGGTGACGCTGCTGACGCTCACACCGGAGAACTCGGAGCACGTTCGGGAGGCCGCGGCGCGGCTGAGCCACGCCTCGGCGCGGGGCGCCATAGGCGCATGGGTGGCGGCCGAGGCCGGGCGCATGGAGCGGCGGGACCTGGCGACGGCGTTCTATCCCGAGCGGATCGAGGCGGACGCCGGGAGGTTGACGGTCACGGTGACCGGGGAGCTTGCGGCCTGGATCGGACGCGAGCCCGTGTCGCGGGAGCGGAAGCGCTACCGGATGGCGTTCCGTGTGGACGCGGGACGGATAGGGCTTCTGCGTTTCGAGGAACTGGAGGATGGGAAATGA
- the traL gene encoding type IV conjugative transfer system protein TraL → MSDLARHTIPSRLDDPERWLFWTLDEAAALLGPAVLGLAANAFVTGLLAGLGAWALLRRAKRGGGADMALCALYWFLPSFASGMKAAPPSHLRRFIG, encoded by the coding sequence ATGAGCGACTTGGCCCGGCACACGATCCCCTCGCGCCTGGACGATCCCGAGCGTTGGCTCTTCTGGACGCTGGACGAGGCGGCGGCGCTTCTGGGGCCCGCGGTCCTGGGACTGGCTGCCAACGCGTTCGTGACCGGGCTTTTGGCCGGTCTCGGGGCGTGGGCGCTGCTCCGCCGGGCGAAACGGGGCGGAGGGGCGGACATGGCGCTCTGCGCGCTCTACTGGTTCCTGCCGTCCTTCGCGTCGGGAATGAAGGCCGCGCCCCCGAGCCACCTGCGCCGGTTCATCGGGTGA
- a CDS encoding helix-turn-helix domain-containing protein, protein MNGNGRKYLSTREAAEWLGLSPRTLDRYRVSGDGPAFHRFGGRVRYLAEDLDDWASARRRLSTSDDGTAGREGRP, encoded by the coding sequence ATGAACGGGAACGGCAGGAAGTATCTGAGCACGCGGGAGGCGGCCGAATGGCTGGGACTTTCGCCGCGGACGCTGGACCGCTACCGGGTGAGCGGCGACGGGCCGGCGTTCCACCGGTTCGGGGGCCGGGTGCGATACTTGGCCGAGGACCTGGACGACTGGGCCTCGGCCCGGCGGCGGCTCTCGACCTCGGACGACGGGACCGCCGGACGGGAGGGGAGGCCATGA